From the genome of Macrobrachium nipponense isolate FS-2020 chromosome 29, ASM1510439v2, whole genome shotgun sequence, one region includes:
- the LOC135206260 gene encoding uncharacterized protein LOC135206260 isoform X2 — MAKLLNVTETQVKIWFQNRRTKWKKQDGITNAEAIEHKNAATGKNKKPASGSNSASSAANSGANALSSSSSSSSSSDHNKGLNTESSAANPAPSDGGSSPTSPSQLSNGATSDLSSSDETSHGTGEGGGGGGGGRLVISPPSPPPSHHHHHHQPPPPSDVPEDLSKSDSNNTTTTTFDDRIVIKEFVPSPIGGSYKSNLTGASPSSGNPSPTGGGGGGGGSISAQSLSPPKTHPLPATTSTSLIKPIPGPISPPKSSYGPRSPVPKTLSPAAAHAHAHSSSITPPSHSIIPRVSPPTSSSGVGGGGGGGPAGSLNILSTPTPSSSSSSSSSPLSTSLSSTPPTGSKAAAERTHYPSLPALCQETNPKEKLHENGKIANDSEEASS, encoded by the exons GTGAAAATATGGTTCCAGAACAGACGGACGaagtggaagaagcaggacggAATCACCAACGCTGAGGCCATCGAGCATAAGAACGCGGCCACGGGCAAGAACAAGAAACCAGCCTCTGGAAGCAACAGCGCTTCCAGCGCTGCCAACTCCGGCGCTAAcgccctttcctcctcctcctcttcctcctcctcatcggaTCATAACAAG GGACTGAATACTGAGAGTTCCGCAGCTAACCCCGCTCCAAGCGACGGCGGAAGCTCCCCGACAAGCCCCTCTCAG TTGAGCAATGGCGCTACGAGTGACCTGTCGAGCAGCGATGAGACTTCCCACGGAAccggggaaggagggggaggaggaggaggaggccgccTGGTGAtctcacccccttcccctcctccatctcaccatcaccaccaccatcaacCGCCGCCGCCGTCGGACGTTCCCGAGGACCTCAGCAAGAGCGACTccaacaacaccaccaccaccaccttcgACGACCGCATCGTCATCAAGGAGTTCGTGCCGTCGCCCATCGGCGGCTCCTACAAAAGCAACCTAACAGGAGCCTCCCCCTCGTCGGGCAACCCATCCcccacaggaggaggaggaggaggaggagggtccatCTCTGCCCAGTCCTTAAGCCCACCCAAAACGCACCCCCTCCCCGCCACCACCTCTACCTCCCTTATAAAGCCAATACCGGGACCGATCTCGCCTCCCAAATCTTCTTATGGGCCAAGAAGCCCCGTCCCGAAGACGCTCAGTCCTGCGGCGGCTCACGCCCACGCCCACAGCTCTTCTATCACGCCCCCATCGCACAGCATCATTCCAAGGGTGTCTCCACCGACCAGCAGCAGCGGTGTCGGAGGCGGAGGCGGGGGTGGGCCAGCTGGATCCCTGAATATCTTGTCAACACCCACACCTTCTTCATCGTCCTCATCCTCATCATCGCCATTATCAACCTCCTTATCCTCAACACCACCCACAGGGTCAAAGGCCGCCGCCGAAAGGACGCACTACCCCTCGCTCCCCGCCCTGTGCCAGGAGACCAACCCGAAGGAAAAATTACACGAAAATGGGAAGATAGCAAATGACAGCGAAGAGGCCTCATCTTGA